In Plasmodium gaboni strain SY75 chromosome 11, whole genome shotgun sequence, the following proteins share a genomic window:
- a CDS encoding hypothetical protein (conserved Plasmodium protein, unknown function) — translation MEYNNYNSKHKNHNHIFNYNYEDTSLQKNKNIHQTSEIIKNDTLYNNLDSLKNNQPIEEKIKNFNYNETNIYEENKNFKDNIVNSKNAENFILKTNEQNNNIINVNQKQSLGHIKESFKMYTKKNDTNEKDEQDEKDEQDEKDEKNEKNDTNEKNDTREKNDTREKNDTNEKNQKNDTNEQFIIPKKTNELSNDSININISNNQNQKLSNDFVEDVKIILPHSNKSLDNSITSIKNIDDASNIMKQELQYSDYENMHTNKSIENKKENFICDTTSNTNITKNSIDIPNLMDRKKSEYDQEVDNISKKKKSYINHNTQKENTKEDVSNNMDYIDKRKSDSDDIENENKIESSTNILALLDKRETVIKIYDINKANKHTNGIKCEDKMKSTSIHMEDINNNKNYINNKEYNSKGENSHNILGDDKRESTFKIYDIQKSEYHSNDLQYENKREKNSINIDNMNKSDVDINYINMEDKKERTSINIDNMHKNDVDINYINVEKTKERTSINIDNMHKNDVDIKNYINMEDTKERTSIHLDNMNTNDVDIKNYINVEKTKERTSVNIDNMNKSDIDTNYINMEDTKERTSVNIDNMNKNDIDTNYINIEKTKERYSHILNTNKRESIIKINDIKKAKSDSNDIKNNDNIKEMYSNIFEINEIERKSNKIENIEKIKILTNNIEYDNKRESTCIDIDNIKKTKIYSNDIKNNDNKKEMYSNIFEINEIERTSNKLDNVKENKSDSNDIENCNKIERHSNILDINPTEFDPIKINDINKKGGKYYDNIENEDKREMYTNNDEDIDKRESNTNHIYINKKESYFKNVNDVSKKENHLNNVEDTKKEESYTKNIESEDKEEYQSNEEGYINKMEVDYNDIENISKRKYDYKQREYLNKGEKYINNIDNVGVKENYYNKKEKESIEISNLNKRESYSSNIDNSRIRENQYNIVETENKRKSDNIEINNLNKEEICINSIKNVSKRNSSYNKKESYSKRERDKVYDENKRKNSAYQMNDILYNIRDKKKETIDIDTIHDMNKRKSYIDNIHITNKKYSDMSNAEDIIKEKKYEDYNISVMFNMHNKKDQRKDSYINTYNDNNMRRSIINKINDVNIMNNIKNEIKNVDNNNNMDKINVDKINRDKINMDKINMDKINMDKINMDKINMDKINMDKINVDKINRDISYMDNEYMTDNIIKKNDKYKYKYNNNSDDVECVNERKGTSLINEHYSYKKKSDIYKIKDINKDENDILYNVYNNNEKKKKKSTLYGKPEILTQGGNDNLNNMSEHISSLNKVYRINNKKSNNNYKGQDYTYIVNEKNGRNSSMHNNINKKECDFINDKESINKRISEIYDLRQINKSESNIDNMEHIKNIENINDMEHTYNIENIKNIENIDNMEHTNNMENIKNIENINNMEHTNNIENIKNIENINDMEHTYNIENINNTSSLMANSDNINENIKKQSDVYKNECDDDHMCDVNKIKGADKQMSDPHKIKYDDNEKNNENKRKSGINKVFDIIKRTMDSYNIYNLSKCKIDEDNIYMLNEKKKNNIHNMNKRKSENIYNLNEREKDDMNRRMTENTYNLNKDKNLNVHNIKNIQPYNINNNIYETTIDTIDNLNETGKKNMNEMNIKVSDKHKDYKICDKENKDNISMIMKGTRNISNISDNIGIVINKEETNVDKMNRKITYTNNLYNINERKSEYTININEQEEKSDFINNNNIRMDNEYKVYNSNERNNYIDKENKKNDIKYNDFKKVDIRKNVENMNNMKNIENMDNMKNIENMNNMDNIENMDNINNDNKIYDVNMIHNKNDDNTYNVLYEKDNIKENKNICNDKLDNSNNEKTKYMKTLREYFVKSEEEIEDQKKKNMNDMYTKIEEEKIKNYEHWKSYDFKNLKEKYKFQMNMKDSEMNQLQNNLIDEFKELNEVSKLKNNIKGKMYNSNIGEEMLEGNKEREYENYVGEYFDRNDMNLKERIFEYAKHKTSIDILKHPNDIKRNSNDLKKWKSQVITKKYADDWLSSDVLLSCFLNFIKLKKYVNITELSVKFQTTTDDIREKLEELEEQDMINGVLDEKGNYIYLSQEEINKLCFEIQSKGKVNTHDDFVKICNKVISLSVNDKDMEKLKEEEEKIIKAKTEIF, via the exons ATGGAGTacaataattataatagtAAACATAAGAATCataatcatatttttaattacaACTATGAAGATACGTcattacaaaaaaataaaaatatccATCAAACAAgtgaaataataaaaaatgatacattatataataatttggatagtttaaaaaataatcaacctatagaagaaaaaataaaaaattttaattataatgaaacCAACAtttatgaagaaaataaaaattttaaagaTAATATTGTTAACTCAAAAAATGCagaaaattttatattgaaaactaacgaacaaaataataatatcattaatGTTAATCAAAAACAAAGTTTAGGTCATATAAAGGAATCATTTAAAATgtatacaaaaaaaaatgatacGAATGAAAAGGATGAACAAGATGAAAAGGATGAACAGGATGAAAAGGATGAaaagaatgaaaaaaatgatacgaatgaaaaaaatgatacgcgtgaaaaaaatgatacgcgtgaaaaaaatgatacgaatgaaaaaaatcaaaaaaatgataCGAATGAACAATTTATTATCCCTAAAAAAACTAATGAACTATCTAATGATTccataaatattaatatatccAATAATCAGAATCAAAAACTATCAAATGATTTCGTAGAAGAtgttaaaataattttacCTCATTCTAATAAAAGTTTAGACAACTCTATAACTtctattaaaaatatagacGATGCTTCCAATATTATGAAACAAGAGTTACAATATAGTgattatgaaaatatgcacacaaataaaagtattgaaaataaaaaagaaaattttatatgtgACACTACATctaatacaaatataacAAAGAATTCTATAGACATACCTAATCTAATGgatagaaaaaaaagtgaATATGATCAGGAGGTGGATAATataagtaaaaaaaaaaaaagttacATTAATCATAATACGCAAAAGGAAAATACAAAGGAAGATGTTTCTAACAATATGGATTATATAGACAAGCGTAAGAGCGACTCTGATGACATAGAAAATGagaataaaatagaaaGCTCTACAAATATTTTAGCTTTGTTAGATAAAAGAGAAACtgttattaaaatatatgatattaaCAAAGCTAATAAACATACTAATGGTATTAAATGTGAGGATAAAATGAAAAGTACTTCTATTCATATGGAAGatataaacaataataaaaattatattaataataaagaatataatagTAAAGGGGAAAACAGTCACAATATTTTAGGTGATGATAAAAGAGAAAGtacttttaaaatatatgatatacAAAAAAGTGAGTATCATTCGAATGATTTACAATATGAGAATAAAAGGGAAAAAAATTCTATCAATATAGATAACATGAATAAAAGTGATGTAGAcattaattatataaatatggaGGATAAAAAGGAAAGAACGTCTATCAATATAGACAACATGCACAAAAATGATGTAGAcattaattatataaatgttgAGAAAACAAAGGAAAGGACATCTATCAATATAGACAACATGCACAAAAATGATGTTGATAttaagaattatataaatatggaGGATACAAAAGAAAGAACTTCTATTCATCTAGACAATATGAATACAAATGATGTTGATAttaagaattatataaatgttgAGAAAACAAAGGAAAGAACTTCTGTCAATATAGACAACATGAATAAAAGTGATATTGATActaattatataaatatggaAGATACAAAAGAAAGAACTTCTGTCAATATAGACAACATGAACAAAAATGATATTGATActaattatataaatattgaaaaaacAAAGGAAAGATATTCCCATATTTTAAACACTAATAAAAGAGAAagtattattaaaattaatgatATCAAAAAAGCTAAGAGCGATTctaatgatataaaaaacaatgataatataaaagagATGTATTCTAACATTTTTGAGATTAATGAGATCGAAAGAAAATctaataaaatagaaaatatagaaaaaattaagattcttactaataatattgaatatgataataaaaggGAAAGTACTTGTATTGATATAGacaatattaaaaaaactAAGATCTATTctaatgatataaaaaacaatgataataaaaaggagatgtattctaatatttttgaGATTAATGAAATAGAAAGAACATCTAATAAATTGGACAATGtgaaagaaaataaaagtgATAGTAATGATATAGAGAAttgtaataaaatagaaaGGCATTCTAACATTTTAGATATTAATCCAACCGAATTTGATCccataaaaataaatgatattaataagaaaggaggaaaatattatgaCAATATAGAAAATGAAGACAAAAGAGAAATGTATACTAATAATGACGAAGATATAGATAAACGAGAAAGTAATACTAAccatatttatataaataaaaaggaaagTTATTTCAAAAATGTAAATGATGTTAGTAAAAAGGAAAATCATCTTAACAACGTTGAAGATACGAAAAAAGAGGAGAGTTATactaaaaatatagaaagTGAGGACAAGGAAGAATATCAATCAAACGAAGAaggatatataaataaaatggaagtggattataatgatatagaaaatattagtaagagaaaatatgattataaacaaagggaatatttaaataaagGAGAAAAATACATTAACAATATAGATAATGTTGGTGTAAAGgagaattattataataagaaagaaaaagagAGTATTGAAATAAGTAATTTAAATAAACGAGAAAGTTACTCTAGTAATATAGACAATTCTAGAATACGAGAAAATCAATATAACATAGTAGAAACTGAgaataaaagaaaaagcgacaatattgaaataaataatttgaataaagaagaaatttGTATTAACagtataaaaaatgttagTAAAAGAAATAGTTCTTATAACAAGAAGGAAAGTTATAGTAAAAGAGAAAGAGACAAAGTATATGATGAGaataaaaggaaaaatagTGCATATCAAATgaatgatatattatataatataagagataaaaaaaaagagacAATTGACATAGACACTATTCatgatatgaataaaaggaaaagttatatagataatatacatattacaaataaaaaatatagtGATATGAGTAATGCAgaagatattataaaagaaaaaaaatatgaagaCTATAATATAAGCGTTATGTTTAATATGCATAATAAGAAAGATCAAAGAAAGGACAgttatattaatacatataatgataataatatgagACGAAGTATTATTAATAAGATTAATGATGTGAACattatgaataatataaaaaatgaaatcaaaaatgttgataataataacaatatggataaaataaatgtggataaaataaatagggataaaataaatatggataaaataaatatggataaaataaatatggataaaataaatatggataaaataaatatggataaaataaatatggataaaataaatgtggataaaataaataggGATATAAGCTATATGGataatgaatatatgacagataatataattaaaaaaaatgataaatataaatataaatataataataatagtgatGATGTTGAATGTGTAAATGAAAGAAAAGGTACATCTCTTATTAACGAACATTATTcgtataaaaaaaaaagtgatatatataaaataaaggatataaataaagatgagaatgatatattatataatgtatataataataatgaaaaaaaaaaaaaaaaaagtacTTTATATGGAAAGCCTGAAATTCTTACCCAAGGTGGAAATGATAATCTTAATAATATGAGTGAACATATAAGTAGTTTAAATAAAGTGTATCgtattaataataaaaaaagtaataataattataaagGACAAgattatacatatatagtaaatgaaaaaaatggaaGAAATAGTTCTATgcataataatataaataaaaaagagTGTGATTTTATTAATGATAAAGAAAGTATAAATAAACGAATAAGTGAAATATATGACTTACgtcaaataaataagagTGAAAGTAATATAGATAACATggaacatataaaaaatatagaaaatataaatgacatggaacatacatataacatagaaaatataaaaaatatagaaaatatagataaCATGGAACATACAAATAACatggaaaatataaaaaatatagaaaatataaataacatGGAACATACAAATAAcatagaaaatataaaaaatatagaaaatataaatgacatggaacatacatataacatagaaaatataaataacacAAGTAGCTTAATGGCAAATTctgataatataaatgaaaacataaaaaaacaaagtgatgtttataaaaatgaatgtGATGATGATCATATGTGTgatgtaaataaaattaaaggTGCAGATAAACAAATGAGTGACCCacataaaattaaatatgatgataacgaaaaaaataatgagAATAAAAGGAAGAGTGGTATAAATAAAGtttttgatattattaaaagaacaatggattcttataatatttataatttgaGCAAATGTAAAATTGATGAAgacaatatatatatgttgaatgagaaaaaaaagaacaatattcataatatgaataaaaggaaaagtgaaaatatatataatttaaatgaaaGAGAAAAGGATGATATGAATAGAAGAATGACTgaaaatacatataatttgaataaagataaaaatttaaatgtacataatattaaaaatatacaaccatacaatataaataataatatatatgaaacAACCATTGATACAATCgataatttaaatgaaacaggaaaaaaaaatatgaatgaaatgaatataaaagtaAGTGATAAGCATAAagattataaaatatgtgATAAAGAgaataaagataatataagtATGATAATGAAAGGTACAAGGAATATATCTAATATAAGTGATAATATTGGAATTGTCATTAATAAGGAAGAAACAAATGTAGATAAAATGAATAgaaaaataacatatacaaataatttatataatataaatgaaagAAAATCTGAATatactattaatataaatgaacaagaagaaaagagtgattttataaataataacaatataaGAATGgataatgaatataaagtatataattctaacgaaagaaataattatatagataaagaaaataaaaaaaatgacaTTAAGTATAATGATTTTAAAAAGGTTGAcataagaaaaaatgtagaaaatatgaataatatgaaaaatatagaaaatatggataatatgaaaaatatagaaaatatgaataatatggataatatagaaaatatggataatataaataatgataataaaatttatgaTGTTAATATGattcataataaaaatgatgataatacatataatgtactatatgaaaaagacaatataaaagaaaataaaaatatatgcaatgataaattagataattcaaataatgaaaaaactaaatatatgaaaacGTTAAGAGAATATTTTGTTAAGAGTGAAGAAGAAATAGAAgatcaaaaaaaaaaaaatatgaatgatatgtatacaaaaatagaagaagaaaaaataaaaaactATGAACATTGGAAATCATATGATTTCAAAAACCTtaaggaaaaatataaatttcaAATGAATATGAAAGATAGTGAAATGAATCaattacaaaataatttaatagatgaatttaaagaattaaatgaagtatccaaattaaaaaataacataaaaggaaaaatgTATAATTCTAATATAGGAGAAGAAATGTTGGAAGGAAATAAGGAAAGagaatatgaaaattatgTAGGTGAATATTTTGATAGGAATGATATGAATTTAAAAGAGCGCATATTTGAATACGCCAAGCACAAGACAAGcatagatatattaaag CATCCCaatgatataaaaagaaaCTCGAACGACCTGAAAAAGTGGAAA TCTCAGGTCATAACTAAGAAATACGCAGATGACTGGCTCTCATCAGACGTCTTGTTATCttgttttttaaattttataaaattaaaaaaatatgttaatataaCAGAATTATCAGTGAAATTTCAAACTACCACAGAc GATATCAGGGAAAAGCTGGAGGAACTTGAAGAACAAGATATGATAAATGGGGTGTTAGATGAAAAAGgaaattatatttatttatcacaagaagaaattaataaattatgtTTTGAAATTCAGTCCAAAGGAAAAGTAAATACGCATGATGACTTTGTAAAAATTTGCAACAAGGTCATATCGTTAAGTGTTAATGATAAg GATATGGAAAAGTTAAAggaagaagaagaaaaaataattaaagCTAAAAcagaaatattttaa